The proteins below come from a single Asanoa ferruginea genomic window:
- a CDS encoding FAD-binding oxidoreductase produces the protein MTYVIDQDNLERLAADVTGPVLARGDKGFGPETTGWNMSLVEHPAVVVGATSAADVQAAVRFAGAHDLPVDPVATGHQAPMPADGALMINLERMDGIEVDAEGRTATIGAAVRAQPLVDAAARAGLAPLAGSSPNVGVVGYALGGGLSATLGRSYGWAADHVRSAEVVTADGELRHVDPDQEPDLFWAIRGGKGNFGVVTSLTMDLVPVTQLYGGGIYFAGEHVRPVVDAFRRLLVSAPRELTISFAFMRLPDAPVIPEPLRDRFTVHVRISYLGPPAEGERLIADLRAAAPALIDTVTEMPYTGFASIHQDPVDPAATYEMSSLLGEFPAEAADALIEAAGPGVDLPIALIEVRQLGGELADEPSLPNSVGNRDAAFHVFAGAAGEPGEGEQFRAPLKAISDAMAPWATGGKQANFLTGYDTTPEAVARAWKPDIYHRLVEVKREYDPANMFRVNHNIAPGV, from the coding sequence ATGACCTACGTGATCGATCAGGACAATCTCGAGCGGCTGGCCGCCGACGTGACCGGCCCGGTGCTGGCACGCGGCGACAAGGGCTTCGGGCCGGAGACGACCGGCTGGAACATGTCTCTGGTGGAGCATCCGGCCGTCGTGGTCGGTGCGACCTCCGCCGCCGACGTGCAGGCCGCCGTCCGCTTCGCCGGCGCGCACGACCTCCCGGTCGATCCGGTCGCCACCGGTCACCAGGCGCCGATGCCCGCCGACGGCGCTCTCATGATCAACCTGGAGCGGATGGACGGCATCGAGGTCGATGCGGAAGGCCGCACGGCGACCATCGGCGCCGCCGTCCGGGCCCAGCCACTGGTCGACGCGGCGGCGCGGGCGGGCCTGGCGCCGCTGGCCGGCTCGTCGCCCAACGTCGGCGTGGTCGGCTACGCCCTCGGTGGCGGGCTCAGCGCGACCCTGGGCCGCAGCTACGGCTGGGCTGCCGATCATGTGCGCTCCGCCGAGGTCGTCACCGCCGACGGCGAGCTCCGGCACGTCGACCCCGACCAGGAACCCGACCTCTTCTGGGCGATCCGCGGTGGCAAGGGCAACTTCGGCGTGGTCACCTCGCTCACCATGGACCTGGTGCCGGTGACGCAGCTCTACGGCGGCGGGATCTACTTCGCGGGCGAGCACGTCCGGCCCGTGGTCGACGCGTTCCGCCGGCTGCTCGTCTCCGCGCCGCGCGAGCTGACGATCTCGTTCGCGTTCATGCGGCTGCCCGACGCGCCGGTCATCCCGGAACCGCTGCGCGACCGCTTCACGGTGCACGTGCGGATCTCCTACCTGGGCCCGCCGGCCGAGGGGGAGCGGCTGATCGCCGACCTGCGCGCCGCCGCGCCCGCGCTGATCGACACGGTGACCGAGATGCCCTACACCGGCTTCGCCTCCATCCACCAGGACCCGGTCGACCCGGCAGCCACGTACGAGATGTCGTCATTGCTCGGCGAGTTTCCGGCGGAGGCGGCCGACGCGCTGATCGAGGCGGCCGGCCCGGGCGTCGACCTCCCGATCGCGCTGATCGAGGTGCGCCAGCTCGGCGGGGAGCTCGCTGACGAACCCAGCCTGCCCAACTCCGTCGGCAACCGGGACGCCGCTTTCCACGTCTTCGCCGGCGCGGCCGGTGAACCCGGCGAGGGGGAGCAGTTCCGTGCGCCGCTGAAGGCCATCTCCGACGCGATGGCCCCATGGGCAACGGGCGGCAAACAGGCCAACTTCCTCACCGGGTACGACACGACGCCGGAAGCGGTCGCCCGCGCCTGGAAACCGGACATCTACCATCGGCTGGTGGAGGTCAAGCGGGAGTACGACCCGGCCAACATGTTCCGCGTCAACCACAACATCGCGCCGGGAGTGTGA